The genomic segment tcaagactataCATGAAGACTAAAGcaccatataaacacacactgttaataTTCTTCACATCCTCTGAAGAAAAGAAGATCTGCAACCCATCTGATGGTCCCTACCCGTTGTCTGTTTTAAATCATGCACAGATGCTAGATACTGTACATAATACTGTGAGTGTGACCGTCAGTCTGAAGTTTTATTCTATTATCTATGTACAATATGTTTCCCACACCACCTCGTGAGCGTGTGCCTTTCAATTTATGGGGACACTATTTGTACTAAGTTTCATGTCTGCTGTTTCCTTTGTTATGGTGTGAAGAGGTCATctcaaaaatatcatcattttgaaatagtatctcattattatgaaataGCAACGCATTATTATGGAATACTAtctcaaaaatataatattgacTTGGGTATCCATTCTTTGTGGCAGAAACGGGCTTCCATACTTTTTCAATCATCATATGTTAATCCACTAGTTTGTAGTTTTGTTctgctttccttttttaattacatatatagttatatactgtatagatatatatacatatacacatttgttttttcatgctgtGAACACAGTGGCATTATTTAAGCAGCAGTGAAGCTATTTGACTTCGGAGACGCCTCAGTGAACAGGTTCGACTGCTTGAGGACTCATTTTCCATTCACAGGAATCTTACTCCGCAGTTCCTGACCGACATCCTCGTGCTGCGCTGAGGAATGTGAGCAAGTCATGTGGTGAATCACATGTATGCACAGGTGTGAGCATGAgagtgaacacattaaacatctCATCGTTTGTAATTCTGCATGTTTATTTGTGAATAGGGAAAAACCACTGCTTCGTCCTCCCCATGAGGGCGCTAGAACCAATCCAAGCTGACACAGGGCCAAAGGCAGGGTACAACGTGGAGAGGTTGCCAGTCAGGCAGGGCAAACATACAcaaccacatttttatttgaatataattACAGTcttataaatacacaaacaaaacaaaaagagtttTGTTTAATACAATGATCTCTGTCGACTGtctgtggagctgcagcagctttgaCTACATTTGAATCTTAATCATGCCGGACAAATCCACTGTGTGGAAACTACatgcagtgcgtgtgtgtgtgtgtgtgtgttcacatgtgaaCTGTTTATCTGGGAGGAGTGGTGATGAAGGCATGAACCTATCCTGCTAACCTGCACTCTATTTgctcaaggtgtgtgtgtgtgtggcaggaagATGTAGGAAATAGTCTGACTAGAgatagtttgggttttttgaagtgtggttgtcaATAACTGTTTTAAGTTCACTGAAAGCAgggacacaataaaacacaaaaggctCGCCTAAATCTAAATCTGCTCCTGCTTAAGTCTAAAATATGTTAATACTACGTTCACCACATTATCttatcattaaaaacagagtttacaaacctcagtttccagttagaacatttttaattaagtgAGCTtttaaagtggctaaaatcagttgaCCTTTGTGTTGCCATTGCATTGTTTTGAGCATGTGTATCTCCAGCTGGTTACTGGTGTAGGGGGAGGATATGCAGTCAGCACCATGTGTCAGTTCCTCATTCAAGCAAacttaaaaaatcctgaactatGACTTTAAGGACTCTTCCATTGTGATAtttgtcataattattatgTCACAATTATTCATCCAAAGTTCCAGTCGCACTTCATATCTAACACATGCACAGATCAGTGTTGTTTACTAAGTCATGGGGACACAAACATTTACTCAGCAGTGCAATTTATTACATTTGGGAGTGGCTAGAGAAAGGCTCCACTGTTTGATCGAGGATCTTTGATATTTCTGAATCTGTAGGTCAGCCAAACTCCAAGGatctaaaagaaaacaaagcttcAGTTTACTGCTGTTCTTGTTTCAGCTCATTAACCTGTTGCCTTAGGCACCATGGACATTTACTGACCTCTGTGAAACTGAAGAAGAGTCCGATCCCCCCCACAAACCGAAGAACATCCCCAGCATACTCCAGGATGATGTTTGAGCAGGTGACACAAGATGGTGAAGGATCCTTGAAGCAAGACTGAACAAAGGAAGAGATTATCATTTGAGCTACATACTATATGGGTTAAGTGAGTCATTAGAGCTCCAAAAATCATGTGACTTGGTTTCTGTGAGCTGCCTAATGACGATGGCCGGCCTGACGAGTTTGGAAACAGCCGGAAAGGACATTACTCCAAACCTTCAGCAtctaacttcccttcatcttactccagagcCGTGGTCACCAACATGGCGCCCACAAGCACAAAATCACCGTCCCCCAGCTAGCTTTCAAAGAGCATGTCAATATTGAATAGTGATTTATGTGTTTCCTGAGTATGTGGGTGTGTGACATCAACTACTGGAGCGCTATACAACAATGTTCCACAAGATGTACTTACAGCCGCACAGGTGCCAGTGTAGTCGACTTTTGAGTAGCCACAACAGTTTAGTGTTTTCTCTATGTCCTGCTGAGTCGCGTCGGACTTGTTCCACCCGACTTCCAGTAGATGGTTCTGTAAATCAAACACATGCAGCCTGGCTGTATTTTGATTTGACTGTATAAGCGACACTGAATGGGGAGTTTGAGAAAAGGCTGTAAACTGACtcacaaatgtaaacatagtTAGAAATGTCCATCCATCTTACACTCAATTTGAAGTAGCAGTGTGTGTCGCAGTGTAGAAATATTCAAAAGTTCATGTTCAATGTCAAGATAAACTAAATCACCCAAAGCAATATTTCTCATTACCCGAAACAACcatatattgttgttgttgtttttttttaaatctacaaACTATTTGGGGACcaacttttttaaactttttaaagatggcaaactattgacccaaatcacaatatcatACACAACGAGCCAAATTGTGCATAATGTAGTGACtattttacagccatatctgcaaaactgaattattaaatcaattattacttaattaattaaaatataattaagtaataaatctgaaataaaaatacaaaaagtcaGTAAatttctatctatctaagtaaaattaaaagtaaataatgacTTCAGTCAGATGTTGTGGAGAAACTGTACAATATTTGCTTCTGAACTAAAGTAGCATTCAATAAAAATCTTCTGGTAAAGTACGACTACGTTCTTTGGTGTAAACAAATTCATCAACAGGGTCCCAAACTCATGAGTGTTTGGTCTGGTTTGGAAAAAGCACTATTTCACCAAATTTCAAAATACTGTAAAAGTGTGTTAACAATAagaaaacatgtatatatgatgcaaaatgaatctgtaaataaaataattgttaaattGATTTTGAGACCACTGTTCATTTCcattataattataatgaatACACATACCTGTTGGTCTTTATTCAGGGCCAGGCAAGCACATGAAATACAGAACTGCACAATGAAAACTATGAAGAGAATCATCATGTACTGGGTTCATGTTTAGGAAGTAAAAGTCACAGTATTTACTCTGGAAACATCTACAAAACTCAGTGTAGCCGCCacacaagaggaagaaaatcCTCAGAGAGCTTTGGCTTAATCTGCGACTGTGAGGAGGTGTGAGGAGACTCCCTGTAAAAGGATACGAAGAAGAGCAGGATCTGGTGGTGCTTCAGTGTGCCGCACAGCCCAGCAAATGCAACAATGAACAGGAAGATGCCCACACCGATGATGGCCGCCACCACCCTGATGCTGGACACCAGGTCGAACCATTTCCCCCAGGCTGCCACTCCAATCAGCAGCAGACTCACCAGCTGCAAGACATTAAAGGCATTAAAGGCATTAAAGCATCATCATAGGACAGACActccaaagaaaatgtcaggTTCCCACGATAATCATACGATAATCATTCATAAATGTAAGATTgaacttgttttctgtttttggtgAGCAGACCGACTTCATTCTGGAGCAAACTTACAGTAAGTCCTTCATTAGCAGCATTAGAGAAAAATGTAAGAAACTATGATACTGCCTCAATCGTTGAATTTAAATGAgttcacttcagtgacacaaacttatcaaATAACAATTATCAATAAAcactggactttggtgtggaagagtttCCATTTAGAAAAGCTGTCTAACAATCCATCcatttatcctctacatgagagtcgcggggggagctgtgccaacctcagctgacATCGGGCGATCGGCAgcgtcacaccctggacagtttgccagtccatcacagggacacacatagagacaaacaagcagtcactctcacacctacggtcaatttagagtgacctaATGCCCATgtcgcatgtttttggactgtgggaggaagccggagaagcAGATTAACGTTAGCACAGCTGGCAGCTTTACACTTCCCATATGATTTaagaaacatggaaaaaaagtcaaattcaacTAATAACTTTAAAGGAAAGGGTATATAAAGTTCACATTGTAGAGGCTGTTCAAGGGAATGAGTTAAAATCTCAGAAATGTGTAATATTAGGGTTGGTTAATAATTATATTTCCCTGACAGGCTAAAGTTTTaatatattcagtttatttatcAATGAACTGACTAAATTAATTGCCAACTAGATTGATAATCCATTATtaggtttgagtgttttaaataGTGATAAAcaagcttattaaatgtgaatattctctggtttatTTTACTGAAAGGGATtattttagttagttagttggttggttagttggttagtaatagtatttttgtttaatttgggCATCTcataacaaaagacaaaaaagctgATCTTATGACGCCGAGTCTAGTAAAATCCTCACATTAATCACCACATTTCACAGTTCTTACAATCTCCTACCTCACTTTTTTAGTGAATATACATCCTTATATAACTTATTTTTATCCACATCTAAACAATCTCTTATCATTGTAAATGTTGCCGTCCAGAGTCTTCCATAGATTTTTTAGATTCCCTTTCAGTGACACACATTTGACATCAGAATCAAGGAATTTCCAAGGACTTAAGATCGGAGGGCAAATTGTAAGAGCCACTTcgtccatggcgtccacttttattgatacGCTCTGAAGTGATTGTctttgggatcttggtcaaagtcagtctctGTCATTGTCTTTGGTGGGacagagatgttgg from the Solea senegalensis isolate Sse05_10M linkage group LG9, IFAPA_SoseM_1, whole genome shotgun sequence genome contains:
- the LOC122774168 gene encoding tetraspanin-13-like; its protein translation is MVCGGYICTKNALCALNILYVLVSLLLIGVAAWGKWFDLVSSIRVVAAIIGVGIFLFIVAFAGLCGTLKHHQILLFFYMMILFIVFIVQFCISCACLALNKDQQNHLLEVGWNKSDATQQDIEKTLNCCGYSKVDYTGTCAASCFKDPSPSCVTCSNIILEYAGDVLRFVGGIGLFFSFTEILGVWLTYRFRNIKDPRSNSGAFL